A section of the Rhodospirillaceae bacterium genome encodes:
- the pdeM gene encoding ligase-associated DNA damage response endonuclease PdeM, with protein sequence MAVTSATQSERPGRQSAAVTLGGEPALLDGSGALVLPERRTVVFADLHFEKGSAYAERGALLPPWDSAATLERMEAVLACHAPDRVICLGDSFHDTGGGGRMAGPLAGRLRRLADRYDWIWITGNHDPEIPQGAGGCAVDRYNLDGLLFLHEPEEQGPDERAGRFHICGHFHPKARIRAGPRRVTRPCFIGDERLLILPSFGAFTGGLDIMNPAIARLFPGAFTAWLISNGAVYAFPSTRTRFLPFET encoded by the coding sequence GTGGCCGTCACATCGGCAACGCAATCCGAACGGCCCGGCCGGCAATCGGCCGCAGTTACGCTGGGCGGCGAACCGGCGCTGCTCGACGGCTCCGGCGCCCTGGTCCTGCCGGAGCGGCGGACCGTCGTCTTTGCCGACCTGCATTTCGAGAAGGGCTCCGCCTATGCCGAACGCGGCGCCCTCCTGCCGCCCTGGGACAGCGCCGCCACGCTCGAGCGGATGGAGGCGGTGCTGGCCTGCCATGCGCCGGACCGGGTCATCTGCCTCGGCGACAGTTTTCACGATACCGGCGGCGGCGGCCGCATGGCCGGGCCGCTTGCCGGCCGGTTGCGCCGCCTGGCCGACCGTTACGACTGGATATGGATCACCGGCAACCACGATCCGGAAATTCCCCAAGGCGCCGGCGGCTGCGCCGTCGATCGGTACAATCTGGATGGTTTGCTGTTTTTGCATGAACCCGAGGAACAGGGACCGGACGAGCGGGCCGGCAGGTTTCACATCTGCGGCCATTTCCATCCCAAGGCGCGTATCAGGGCCGGGCCGCGGCGCGTTACCCGGCCGTGTTTCATCGGCGATGAAAGGCTCCTGATCCTGCCGTCCTTCGGCGCATTTACCGGCGGTCTCGACATCATGAACCCGGCGATCGCCCGGTTGTTTCCCGGCGCATTTACGGCCTGGCTGATCAGCAACGGCGCGGTCTACGCCTTCCCGTCCACCCGGACGCGGTTCCTGCCGTTCGAAACCTGA
- the arsC gene encoding arsenate reductase (glutaredoxin) (This arsenate reductase requires both glutathione and glutaredoxin to convert arsenate to arsenite, after which the efflux transporter formed by ArsA and ArsB can extrude the arsenite from the cell, providing resistance.), which translates to MSVTIWHNPRCSKSRQTLKLLTDRGMAPAIIEYLKTPPDPAELRNALAKLGMAPRDLMRRREPPYKSEGLDDESLPDDALIQAMHDHPVLIERPVVFAGGKAALGRPPERVLDIL; encoded by the coding sequence ATGTCGGTGACAATCTGGCATAACCCGCGCTGCAGCAAATCGCGCCAGACCCTCAAGCTGCTGACCGATCGCGGCATGGCGCCCGCTATCATCGAATATCTCAAGACTCCGCCGGATCCGGCCGAATTGCGCAACGCGCTGGCAAAGCTGGGTATGGCGCCGCGCGACCTGATGCGGCGCAGGGAACCGCCCTACAAGTCCGAGGGCCTCGACGACGAGAGCCTCCCGGACGATGCCCTGATCCAGGCGATGCACGATCATCCCGTCCTGATCGAACGGCCTGTCGTCTTCGCCGGCGGCAAGGCCGCACTCGGACGACCGCCGGAACGGGTTCTGGACATCCTGTAG